The following are from one region of the Vibrio hyugaensis genome:
- a CDS encoding sulfurtransferase, with product MKKSTIALGVLAAVAAVGYSAYNTMFSAEAVTVDAAAQEQKFTEYAHPEHFISAQQLKSLMDSDKDVVVIGALNPIKPDSPISGSYTMWRNDYSAAEGVYDFGGMSNSTEEMETILGSFGATTDSTIVVYAAGSHHDAARLYWQIHNLGHHDVRYLDGGLNAWMGAGYPTGSANQSVAAVEYKATNTEQDNNTLATLDMVIAAQNNPDWVILDTRGNDEFSGEVAVSGAYGPGTIPSSVHINWTKALNEDTTLKSAEELQALYGDIIKGKKVIAYCQSGVRSAHTTMILTEVLGAEGVYNYDGSWIEYSHAHYEQKNPEVNVINGKS from the coding sequence ATGAAAAAATCGACGATTGCGTTGGGTGTGTTGGCGGCTGTCGCAGCTGTTGGCTACTCAGCTTACAATACGATGTTCTCAGCTGAAGCAGTGACAGTGGATGCCGCAGCACAAGAGCAAAAGTTCACTGAATACGCTCACCCAGAGCACTTCATCTCTGCACAACAACTGAAATCGCTGATGGACAGTGATAAAGACGTGGTTGTGATCGGCGCGCTAAACCCTATCAAGCCAGACAGCCCTATCTCTGGTTCTTACACTATGTGGCGTAATGATTACTCTGCGGCTGAAGGCGTTTACGATTTCGGCGGTATGAGCAACAGCACGGAAGAGATGGAAACCATCTTAGGTAGCTTTGGCGCAACAACAGACAGCACAATCGTCGTTTACGCCGCAGGCTCTCACCACGATGCTGCGCGTCTTTACTGGCAAATCCATAACCTTGGTCACCACGACGTTCGTTACCTAGATGGTGGCTTAAACGCTTGGATGGGCGCAGGTTACCCAACTGGCTCTGCAAACCAAAGTGTTGCTGCTGTTGAGTACAAAGCGACAAATACAGAGCAAGACAACAATACACTAGCAACGCTAGACATGGTTATCGCGGCACAAAACAACCCTGATTGGGTAATCCTAGATACTCGCGGCAACGACGAGTTTAGCGGTGAAGTAGCGGTGTCTGGCGCGTACGGTCCGGGCACTATCCCAAGCAGTGTTCACATTAACTGGACCAAAGCGTTGAACGAAGACACAACGCTGAAGTCAGCAGAAGAACTGCAAGCCCTTTACGGCGACATCATAAAAGGCAAGAAAGTTATCGCTTACTGCCAGTCAGGTGTTCGCTCTGCCCACACCACCATGATTCTTACTGAAGTATTAGGTGCAGAAGGCGTCTACAACTACGACGGCTCATGGATCGAGTACAGCCATGCTCACTACGAGCAGAAGAATCCTGAAGTGAACGTTATCAACGGCAAGAGCTAA
- a CDS encoding FAD-dependent oxidoreductase produces MNNVIFSQKLYDTAQMIVDGCMGDADPACQTACPMHTDVKQYVRMAGEGDFQGALDLIRSKLFLPQTLGRICAHPCEASCRRNTEFGQPISVAGIKRFVAEKLDNQDHWDLNIAPLTNKHIAIVGAGPAGAQAAIELRRQGHEVTIYEKLDVYGGMMRVGIPEYRLPRDVIDFEYSYLAMLGVTTRFGVEIGKDISFDTLRSEHDAVILAHGAHVGSIIPLPGHDNDGVFSAVEYLKEISETRQFPRAGKRVMVIGGGDVAMDCARSSWRIGASEVYQCSLESLENLPASQIEIDESLEEGVEFNAGWGPVAIEHENGKVTGITIKKALSIFDEQGNFAPKYSDESKTIFVDTVVFATGQVVADITGGALEQTRGGRYVVDKQTLASSLEDVFVAGDACGGNIVIEAMALGRKAAMSVERFLTTRPLTEGRDFEQEYSYSSRLDVPLPKGMVDTPRLHGELRNAEERKQDFAQVDLGFTEEQIKQEASRCLQCSCKLCMTECIMMNDFSDCPKTIFSDFVNNKSMDPLMAYSCNACDQCTIVCPKDFPMKEMFLGARADFVKANNGESPMPGHKAINMHQKLGFSKIFTMAKRAVSTK; encoded by the coding sequence ATGAACAATGTAATTTTTAGCCAAAAGCTATACGACACCGCGCAAATGATTGTCGATGGCTGTATGGGTGATGCCGATCCGGCATGTCAAACCGCATGTCCAATGCACACAGACGTAAAGCAATACGTTCGCATGGCTGGCGAAGGTGATTTCCAAGGTGCTTTGGATCTGATCCGTAGCAAACTATTCCTACCTCAAACGCTTGGCCGCATCTGTGCACACCCTTGTGAAGCGTCTTGCCGTCGTAACACTGAATTCGGTCAACCGATCAGCGTTGCAGGCATCAAACGTTTTGTCGCAGAAAAACTGGATAACCAAGATCACTGGGATCTTAACATTGCCCCCCTAACCAACAAGCACATCGCGATTGTGGGTGCAGGTCCTGCTGGCGCGCAAGCAGCTATTGAGCTTCGTCGTCAAGGCCACGAAGTAACGATTTACGAAAAGCTAGACGTATACGGCGGCATGATGCGTGTGGGTATCCCTGAATACCGTCTACCACGCGACGTTATCGACTTCGAATACAGCTACTTAGCAATGCTAGGTGTGACGACTCGTTTCGGTGTTGAAATCGGCAAAGACATCAGCTTCGACACTCTGCGTAGCGAACACGATGCTGTGATTCTGGCTCACGGTGCACACGTAGGCTCTATCATTCCGCTACCAGGTCACGACAACGATGGCGTGTTCTCTGCGGTTGAATACTTGAAAGAGATTTCTGAAACTCGCCAATTCCCACGTGCAGGCAAACGCGTGATGGTTATCGGCGGTGGTGACGTTGCTATGGACTGTGCGCGCTCTTCATGGCGTATCGGTGCAAGCGAAGTTTACCAATGTTCGCTTGAGAGCCTTGAAAACCTACCTGCAAGCCAAATCGAAATCGACGAGTCGCTAGAAGAAGGTGTCGAGTTCAACGCAGGTTGGGGTCCAGTTGCTATCGAACACGAGAACGGCAAAGTAACCGGCATCACTATCAAGAAAGCACTGTCTATCTTTGACGAGCAAGGCAACTTTGCACCGAAGTACAGTGACGAAAGCAAAACGATCTTTGTCGATACGGTTGTTTTCGCTACGGGTCAAGTTGTGGCTGACATCACTGGCGGCGCCCTAGAACAAACTCGCGGCGGCCGTTACGTAGTCGATAAACAAACACTAGCTTCTAGCCTAGAAGACGTCTTCGTAGCTGGTGACGCGTGTGGCGGTAACATCGTGATTGAAGCGATGGCATTAGGTCGCAAGGCAGCAATGAGTGTTGAGCGTTTCCTAACGACTCGTCCACTGACTGAAGGTCGCGACTTCGAGCAAGAATACAGCTACTCATCTCGTCTAGACGTACCACTACCAAAAGGTATGGTAGATACCCCTCGCCTACACGGTGAATTGCGTAACGCAGAAGAGCGTAAGCAAGATTTTGCACAAGTGGATTTAGGCTTTACTGAAGAGCAAATCAAACAAGAAGCATCTCGCTGTCTGCAATGTAGCTGCAAGCTATGTATGACCGAGTGCATCATGATGAACGACTTCAGTGACTGTCCGAAGACCATCTTCTCTGACTTCGTGAACAACAAGTCAATGGACCCATTGATGGCTTACTCATGTAACGCCTGTGACCAGTGCACCATCGTATGTCCGAAAGACTTCCCAATGAAGGAAATGTTCTTAGGCGCACGTGCTGACTTTGTTAAGGCAAACAATGGTGAATCACCAATGCCGGGTCACAAAGCAATCAACATGCACCAGAAGCTGGGCTTCTCAAAAATCTTCACTATGGCAAAACGAGCGGTATCGACAAAATGA
- a CDS encoding (Fe-S)-binding protein, with protein MSNKVFMPGCSLPSYSPEGVAAIASYLKEVYPDMGAVQKCCGKPTAAIGQTDKFKERYGQLQADFDKLDAQEVIVACQSCYGMIKKSGGTQKPVSLWKLLPEIGLPEALRGKAKNSDVVFTIHDSCSTRYEKELQDGIRWILNELGYKTSEPEHTRENTRCCGFGGMVVPANPDVATRVIKRRVEEFETDYVVVYCSACRASMMGVGTKSWHILDLMFGPVIMQGDEPPVNVLASPVKAWFNRYKSKAGLIKCMSV; from the coding sequence ATGAGTAATAAAGTATTTATGCCAGGATGCAGCTTGCCATCCTACTCACCAGAAGGCGTAGCAGCAATTGCGAGCTACTTAAAAGAAGTGTACCCAGACATGGGCGCAGTGCAGAAGTGTTGTGGTAAACCAACCGCTGCTATTGGTCAAACAGATAAGTTCAAAGAACGCTACGGCCAACTTCAAGCAGACTTCGATAAACTAGACGCACAAGAAGTCATTGTGGCGTGTCAAAGCTGCTACGGCATGATCAAGAAATCTGGCGGCACACAAAAGCCGGTTTCATTATGGAAACTGCTTCCAGAAATCGGTCTGCCAGAAGCGCTACGCGGTAAAGCGAAAAACAGTGACGTGGTATTCACCATTCACGACTCTTGCTCTACTCGCTACGAAAAAGAACTGCAAGACGGTATCCGCTGGATCTTGAACGAGCTTGGTTACAAAACCTCAGAACCAGAACACACACGTGAAAACACACGCTGCTGTGGCTTTGGCGGCATGGTAGTGCCAGCAAACCCAGACGTCGCAACACGCGTAATCAAACGCCGCGTGGAAGAGTTTGAGACAGACTACGTGGTGGTTTACTGCTCCGCTTGTCGTGCATCCATGATGGGTGTTGGTACGAAATCTTGGCACATTCTGGATCTGATGTTCGGTCCTGTGATCATGCAAGGTGATGAGCCGCCAGTAAACGTGCTCGCTAGTCCTGTGAAAGCTTGGTTCAACCGCTACAAATCGAAAGCGGGCCTAATCAAGTGTATGTCTGTTTAG
- a CDS encoding TVP38/TMEM64 family protein has product MKFVKIALIVAVIALALFAAKQTGILEIITDIKSLQDWIASFGVWGYAVFVAAFVFACVFLLPGSAFTIVAGIVFGPIKGGVLALFSATLGAVAAFIVARFLLRNTIMKKFGDNPIFKKIDDGVAANGTSFLILTRLVPVFPFSLQNYAYGLTSLNLGTYALVSLLTMAPGAFIFAYMAGDIATNGVSAMLLVKFAVAGLILFGMSLIPKYIAKKKGINMEELAK; this is encoded by the coding sequence ATGAAATTCGTAAAAATTGCTCTTATTGTTGCTGTTATCGCTCTCGCTCTATTCGCAGCAAAACAAACTGGCATCCTTGAGATCATTACAGACATCAAGAGCCTACAAGATTGGATCGCAAGCTTTGGCGTTTGGGGTTACGCAGTATTCGTAGCAGCATTCGTGTTTGCGTGTGTTTTCCTACTACCAGGCAGTGCGTTCACTATCGTGGCAGGCATCGTATTTGGCCCTATCAAAGGTGGCGTTTTAGCGCTATTTTCTGCAACGCTTGGCGCAGTGGCGGCATTCATCGTGGCACGCTTCCTACTGCGTAACACCATCATGAAGAAGTTTGGCGATAACCCAATCTTCAAGAAAATCGATGATGGTGTAGCAGCAAACGGGACAAGCTTCTTGATCTTAACGCGTCTAGTACCTGTATTCCCATTCAGCCTACAGAACTACGCTTACGGTCTAACAAGCCTAAACTTGGGCACTTACGCTCTAGTTTCTCTACTAACGATGGCACCAGGTGCATTCATCTTCGCTTACATGGCGGGGGATATTGCAACAAACGGTGTGTCTGCAATGCTGCTAGTGAAGTTTGCGGTTGCAGGTCTTATCCTGTTTGGCATGTCTCTGATTCCAAAATACATCGCGAAGAAAAAAGGCATCAACATGGAAGAATTAGCGAAGTAA
- a CDS encoding ABC transporter substrate-binding protein: MKKLLSTIGILTATFATSFYASSNTEGWQKIEQQADGQTVYFHAWGGSQEINRYIQWAGKELKSRYNVTLNHVKVTDISETTTRLIAEKAAGKNSGGSVDMVWINGENFKSMKDNQLLFGPFVDGLPSWQYVDKTLPVDVDFSEPTDGLEAPWGVGQLVFIYDEETLNNPPSSYAEMLSYAKAFPNRLTYPRPPEFHGTSFIKSLLIELSNNDPALQKPVTDEAFKTVTQPLWAYLDEFHTVAWRGGKQFPGGTAETVQLLDDGQIDLAVTFNPNAVFSAQSSGNLAESTKAYAMDAGALSNIHFLAIPWNANASAGAQVAINFLLSPEAQSRKGDINIWGDPSVLSSQYLTGTAKNTQQFKSIAEPHPSWQAALEKEWLKRYGN, encoded by the coding sequence ATGAAAAAGCTACTTAGCACCATTGGCATTTTAACCGCCACTTTTGCCACCTCTTTCTATGCCTCTTCTAACACAGAAGGATGGCAAAAAATCGAACAACAAGCCGACGGTCAGACTGTTTATTTCCATGCTTGGGGTGGTAGCCAAGAGATCAACCGCTATATCCAATGGGCAGGCAAAGAGCTTAAATCTCGCTACAACGTGACGCTTAACCACGTAAAAGTCACCGACATTTCTGAAACCACCACTCGCCTTATCGCAGAAAAAGCCGCAGGGAAGAACAGCGGTGGCAGCGTAGATATGGTTTGGATTAATGGTGAAAACTTTAAATCAATGAAAGACAACCAACTGCTGTTTGGCCCTTTTGTTGATGGTCTACCAAGTTGGCAATATGTCGACAAAACACTACCGGTAGATGTTGATTTTTCAGAACCGACTGATGGCCTTGAAGCGCCATGGGGTGTTGGCCAACTTGTTTTCATCTACGATGAAGAGACGCTAAACAACCCGCCAAGCTCTTACGCAGAAATGCTAAGTTACGCAAAAGCGTTTCCTAACCGTCTTACTTACCCTCGCCCACCAGAGTTCCATGGCACTAGCTTTATTAAATCTCTGCTCATTGAGTTAAGTAACAACGATCCTGCACTGCAAAAACCAGTGACCGATGAAGCATTCAAAACCGTTACGCAGCCTCTATGGGCTTACCTAGATGAATTCCACACTGTTGCATGGCGCGGCGGTAAACAGTTCCCAGGCGGAACAGCAGAAACCGTACAACTGTTAGATGATGGTCAGATTGACCTAGCCGTAACGTTCAACCCGAACGCGGTTTTTTCAGCACAATCAAGCGGTAACCTAGCAGAAAGCACCAAAGCATACGCGATGGACGCTGGCGCATTATCGAACATTCACTTCTTAGCGATTCCTTGGAACGCAAACGCCAGTGCAGGCGCGCAAGTTGCTATAAACTTTTTATTAAGCCCTGAAGCACAGTCTCGCAAAGGTGACATAAACATCTGGGGTGATCCTTCAGTGCTAAGCAGCCAGTACCTAACCGGCACGGCTAAAAATACTCAACAGTTCAAATCTATCGCGGAGCCACACCCAAGCTGGCAAGCCGCATTAGAAAAAGAATGGCTGAAACGCTACGGAAATTAA
- a CDS encoding ABC transporter permease, protein MLRALYLVIIAVCILPTIPGLLGVVVSALGYVPPIGLHHFSLDGFHAVFDWEGVWTSIGLTFYSAIFSSYLACLITFAILQASWGGKFWRKIEMSLSPLLAMPHVAFAIGFAFLFAPTGMGARVLNQMFGYDPNAQTVNDLALLIKDPHALGLIVMLAIKEVPFLLLMSIPILQQLKVEKIEKVSHSMGYSSAQAWWKCVFPQWLAKLRFPMLAVLAYSLSVVDVALIIGPTNPPTFAVLVWQWFNDPDLSLLPRAAAGAVVLFAIASLLIGFARLVEWGITKGFKRWQYSGRSGFRLPGKTLFSLIALLALLMVPLMVVWSFAQRWRFPDLLPSRYSLRFWEYEWQSILGTLEQSMLIAVISASIALVLALIAHEYRLRYRWQVPGYIIAVPMLIPQLSVLFGMQVATLYLDSNAYFFWVCWAHVFFAFPFVYLSLDGPWRSFDNGLTRVALSLGKSPMQAWLKVKLPILLPAIAFAWAVGISVSLAQYLPTLVLGAGRISTITTEAVALSSGFDRRVTAIYAIWQALLPLMFFSFAILLSRLHVKYRRLSIKGLLPNESLSRKPRHP, encoded by the coding sequence ATGTTAAGAGCGCTGTATCTAGTTATTATCGCAGTTTGTATATTACCGACCATCCCGGGGCTACTCGGGGTGGTGGTGTCTGCGCTCGGCTATGTACCCCCTATTGGTTTGCACCACTTTTCACTGGATGGCTTTCATGCTGTCTTTGACTGGGAAGGTGTGTGGACGTCTATTGGACTGACTTTCTATTCCGCCATTTTCAGCAGCTACCTTGCTTGTTTGATCACTTTCGCGATTCTTCAAGCTTCATGGGGCGGCAAGTTCTGGCGCAAGATTGAAATGAGTCTTTCCCCTCTTCTTGCTATGCCGCATGTCGCGTTTGCCATTGGCTTCGCTTTTCTATTCGCACCCACAGGCATGGGCGCTCGTGTACTCAACCAAATGTTTGGTTACGATCCAAATGCTCAAACAGTGAATGACTTAGCGTTGTTGATCAAAGACCCACACGCACTGGGTTTGATCGTCATGCTTGCTATTAAAGAAGTGCCGTTTTTATTGTTGATGAGCATTCCTATTCTTCAGCAATTAAAAGTTGAGAAGATTGAAAAAGTCAGCCATTCGATGGGTTACAGTTCCGCGCAAGCATGGTGGAAATGCGTTTTCCCACAATGGTTAGCGAAGCTGCGTTTCCCAATGTTGGCTGTTCTGGCTTACAGCTTATCCGTTGTGGATGTGGCGCTCATTATTGGCCCAACCAACCCTCCTACGTTTGCAGTGTTGGTATGGCAGTGGTTTAACGATCCTGATTTGTCGCTCCTACCAAGAGCAGCGGCAGGAGCGGTGGTACTGTTTGCCATTGCGAGCCTTTTGATTGGTTTTGCACGACTTGTTGAATGGGGCATAACCAAAGGCTTTAAACGCTGGCAATACTCTGGTCGCAGCGGTTTCCGCTTGCCGGGTAAGACCTTGTTCTCTTTGATTGCTCTGCTTGCTCTTTTAATGGTGCCATTGATGGTGGTCTGGAGCTTTGCACAGCGTTGGCGTTTCCCTGACTTATTACCAAGCCGTTATAGCTTACGTTTTTGGGAATACGAGTGGCAAAGCATTCTTGGCACGCTAGAACAAAGCATGTTGATTGCAGTTATCAGTGCATCTATTGCCCTTGTATTGGCGCTGATCGCTCATGAGTACCGCCTACGATACCGTTGGCAGGTGCCGGGGTACATCATCGCTGTACCTATGTTGATCCCGCAACTTTCTGTGTTGTTTGGTATGCAGGTCGCCACTCTGTATCTCGACAGCAATGCGTATTTCTTCTGGGTATGCTGGGCACATGTCTTCTTTGCCTTTCCATTCGTTTACCTGTCATTGGATGGACCTTGGCGCAGCTTCGACAACGGTTTGACTCGTGTCGCTCTTAGCCTTGGTAAATCACCAATGCAAGCTTGGTTGAAAGTGAAGTTGCCTATTCTTCTGCCTGCAATAGCCTTTGCTTGGGCAGTGGGTATTAGTGTGAGCTTGGCGCAATATCTACCAACACTAGTGCTGGGTGCAGGTCGCATCAGCACAATAACAACAGAAGCGGTAGCCCTCTCAAGTGGCTTCGACCGTCGTGTCACCGCGATTTACGCAATTTGGCAAGCTCTCTTGCCGTTAATGTTCTTCTCTTTTGCGATTCTACTTAGTCGTTTACACGTTAAGTATCGCCGGTTGTCTATTAAAGGTTTACTACCGAATGAGTCTTTGTCTCGAAAACCTCGCCATCCGTAA
- a CDS encoding ATP-binding cassette domain-containing protein, with amino-acid sequence MSLCLENLAIRKTNGDTLFSAFNMTVKRGEIVTLMGPSGCGKSTLLDAIAGHLSSEFDYSGSITLDNEKLDALPAHKRQVGILFQDDLLFPHLTVWENLAFALPDSIKGAERKERAMQALKHISLTKLAESFPDQISGGQRARIALTRMLLAKPKVALLDEPYSKLDKDLRVQFRNWVVEQLQKANIPALMVTHDEDDIPEGSRCLNWPWETSHA; translated from the coding sequence ATGAGTCTTTGTCTCGAAAACCTCGCCATCCGTAAAACCAATGGCGACACACTTTTCTCTGCGTTCAACATGACCGTAAAGAGAGGTGAAATTGTTACCCTGATGGGCCCAAGCGGCTGCGGAAAATCCACCTTGTTGGATGCGATTGCTGGTCACCTGTCTTCCGAGTTCGACTATTCAGGCTCAATCACGCTCGACAACGAAAAGCTGGATGCTTTACCTGCGCACAAACGTCAGGTAGGTATTCTGTTCCAAGATGACTTGCTCTTCCCGCACCTCACCGTGTGGGAGAATCTGGCCTTCGCGCTACCCGACTCAATCAAAGGCGCAGAGCGCAAAGAGCGTGCCATGCAGGCTTTGAAGCACATCTCACTAACTAAGCTCGCAGAATCTTTCCCTGATCAAATCTCAGGCGGCCAGCGCGCACGTATTGCTCTCACTCGCATGTTGTTGGCAAAACCGAAAGTTGCCCTACTCGATGAGCCATACAGCAAGCTAGATAAAGATCTGCGCGTACAGTTTCGTAATTGGGTTGTGGAGCAACTTCAAAAAGCCAATATTCCTGCTTTAATGGTGACTCACGATGAGGATGATATTCCTGAGGGCAGTCGCTGCCTGAACTGGCCTTGGGAGACAAGCCATGCTTGA
- a CDS encoding CDP-alcohol phosphatidyltransferase family protein — protein sequence MLDSLSIKIIKWPLAQSAKLIDKCGVTANQTTLFGFALGCFALPALMAEQYTLALAFILLNRICDGLDGALARIQGITDAGGFLDISLDFLFYSLIPFGFVLANPEQNAVAGAFLIFSFIGTGSSFLAFAIMAGKRGIDNPVYKHKSLYYMSGLTEGTETIGCFVLFCLFPQHFAVIAYIFGAACWFTTFTRIYSGFHTLKP from the coding sequence ATGCTTGATAGCCTGAGTATCAAAATCATTAAGTGGCCATTGGCACAGAGTGCGAAACTGATCGATAAATGTGGCGTGACGGCTAATCAAACCACGCTGTTTGGTTTCGCCCTTGGTTGTTTTGCCTTACCTGCATTGATGGCAGAGCAATACACGCTTGCATTAGCGTTTATTCTGCTGAATCGAATCTGTGATGGATTGGATGGTGCTTTAGCGAGGATTCAAGGCATCACCGATGCGGGCGGCTTCCTTGATATAAGCCTAGACTTCTTGTTCTATTCTCTGATTCCATTTGGCTTTGTGTTGGCAAACCCAGAACAGAACGCCGTCGCGGGCGCGTTCTTGATCTTCTCGTTTATTGGTACAGGAAGCAGCTTCTTAGCATTTGCGATCATGGCGGGTAAACGTGGTATCGATAACCCTGTCTACAAGCACAAATCTCTGTACTACATGAGCGGTCTGACAGAAGGCACTGAGACCATTGGTTGCTTCGTCCTGTTCTGCTTGTTCCCGCAACATTTTGCCGTGATTGCGTACATCTTTGGTGCGGCATGTTGGTTTACCACATTTACGCGTATTTACTCTGGATTTCATACGTTGAAACCGTAA
- the norR gene encoding nitric oxide reductase transcriptional regulator NorR — protein sequence MTPTVDHVLLNIALNLSSNRSHEQQYQNLIDGVAQVFPCDASCLFIFDEDGFLTPVAVKGLSNSVLGRRYFPKAHPRLDAIIHSREPVRFDADCALPDPFDGTLLTEDQCIDVHDCMGFSLYVEGQLVGALTMDALAVGAFDHIDPVAIETFAALTAATLRNIAQLKALKAQNQKQKSVTQTLIQQARSQHGDMVGLSPQINQLRNNIATVAQSDYAVLVTGETGTGKELVAHSVHAQSHRNDKPMIYVNCAALPEGLAESELFGHVKGAFTGANSHRAGKFELADGGTIFLDEVGELPLILQAKLLRVIQQGELQRVGSDQHLMVNVRIIAATNRQLEKEVEDGTFRADLFHRLNVFPIKVPPLRARDGDIPVLAGYLLEKVRQQFNAPNLHVHPKVLTQLESLPWYGNVRELEHTLTRAALHAIQQGASTIMLNHFDTSLALDDVKNTSHYLPKESQPMRELVESYQRDLIEHALSQTGGVWAKAAEFLQMDRGNLYRMGKKLGISK from the coding sequence ATGACTCCTACTGTCGACCACGTACTTCTCAATATCGCACTCAATCTGAGCTCAAATCGCTCTCATGAGCAGCAATACCAAAACCTGATTGATGGAGTGGCGCAAGTGTTCCCTTGTGATGCGAGTTGTCTGTTTATCTTTGATGAAGATGGCTTCCTTACGCCCGTTGCAGTAAAAGGTTTGTCGAACTCAGTTCTCGGTCGCCGTTACTTTCCTAAAGCTCACCCGCGTTTAGATGCCATCATTCATAGTCGCGAGCCTGTTCGCTTCGACGCTGATTGTGCCCTACCCGATCCATTTGATGGAACACTTTTAACCGAAGATCAATGCATTGACGTCCATGACTGCATGGGCTTTAGCTTGTACGTTGAGGGGCAGCTTGTCGGCGCATTAACCATGGATGCGCTAGCTGTTGGCGCGTTTGACCATATCGACCCGGTCGCAATCGAAACATTCGCAGCACTAACGGCGGCAACACTGCGTAACATTGCGCAATTAAAAGCCCTTAAAGCGCAGAACCAGAAGCAAAAGAGCGTCACGCAAACCCTGATCCAACAGGCACGCTCACAACACGGTGACATGGTTGGTTTAAGCCCACAAATCAATCAATTACGAAACAACATTGCGACCGTTGCTCAGTCGGATTACGCAGTATTGGTAACGGGAGAAACGGGGACGGGTAAAGAGCTTGTTGCTCACTCTGTCCATGCTCAATCTCATCGTAATGATAAACCGATGATTTACGTAAACTGCGCCGCCCTACCCGAAGGTCTGGCGGAGAGCGAACTGTTTGGCCACGTGAAAGGGGCTTTTACCGGAGCCAATAGTCATCGTGCAGGTAAGTTCGAATTGGCTGATGGCGGTACAATCTTCTTAGATGAAGTGGGTGAATTGCCATTGATTTTGCAGGCAAAACTGCTGCGAGTTATCCAGCAAGGTGAGTTGCAACGTGTGGGTAGCGATCAGCATTTGATGGTTAACGTGCGCATCATCGCAGCCACCAACCGACAGTTAGAAAAAGAAGTGGAAGATGGCACATTCCGTGCGGATTTGTTCCATCGTTTAAACGTGTTCCCAATCAAAGTGCCACCACTTCGCGCTCGTGATGGCGACATTCCAGTTCTTGCAGGATATTTGTTAGAAAAAGTACGTCAACAATTTAACGCACCAAACCTTCACGTTCACCCTAAGGTACTGACTCAACTAGAATCTCTGCCTTGGTATGGTAACGTTCGAGAACTTGAGCACACCTTAACGCGAGCTGCGTTACATGCGATTCAACAAGGTGCGAGCACCATCATGCTCAATCACTTTGATACTTCACTGGCATTGGATGATGTAAAAAACACATCACATTACTTGCCGAAAGAGAGTCAGCCAATGCGTGAGTTAGTAGAGAGTTATCAACGAGACTTGATTGAACACGCTTTAAGCCAAACTGGCGGTGTTTGGGCAAAAGCAGCGGAGTTTTTACAGATGGATCGGGGTAACTTATATCGCATGGGTAAAAAGCTCGGCATTAGCAAATAA